A stretch of the Chondrinema litorale genome encodes the following:
- a CDS encoding sodium:solute symporter family protein, translating to MIQTLIIIAAIYLAALVILSLLTRQKEKSTSNYLLAGSKVGSVLGMFTFAATLFSTFTLIGMPDFFRTHGVGSWIFLAFSDTAMVFLIVWLGLYVRKKARVNNFKGMSGLMAQCFQSKFAGYVTFIGAFIFLTPYVSIQIRGIAIFLHATFPDTLPVWGWASLMILVMLLYSETGGLKAIIYSDMLQGILLLIVICVIGYNCLSYFGNMEAMFEQVEKTKSELLSVPGPQGLFTPQFLFASFLAIIMIPFTQPQVATRIIIMKDNNSLFRMAIGVGFFAIVIILPTMLIGMYGAVKYPDLSTADFISKVIIDDQTQSIAAFAIIGLIAAAISTSDSQIFALGGELRSLLDGEDKQMLKITRIGIVFFALVALVFSLISSDQLVLLARTSFAGTALMAPMIFTGIFLRKHTGKVMPYATSFSMFVFILSLLGVIPSFYFGIRLDLLLFTFVSATGILNALLNKEKEPVYQV from the coding sequence ATGATACAAACACTCATTATAATAGCGGCTATTTATTTGGCTGCCTTGGTTATTTTATCATTACTAACAAGACAAAAAGAAAAGAGTACCTCAAACTATTTATTGGCTGGCTCAAAAGTGGGTTCTGTATTGGGTATGTTTACATTTGCCGCTACACTTTTCAGTACTTTTACCTTAATCGGAATGCCCGATTTTTTTAGAACTCATGGTGTGGGTTCATGGATTTTTCTGGCATTTTCAGATACGGCAATGGTCTTTTTAATTGTCTGGTTGGGCTTGTATGTACGCAAGAAAGCACGAGTTAATAATTTTAAAGGCATGTCTGGCTTAATGGCGCAATGTTTCCAAAGCAAGTTTGCCGGTTATGTTACCTTTATCGGTGCTTTTATATTTCTCACACCTTATGTTTCAATCCAAATAAGAGGAATCGCCATTTTTTTACATGCTACTTTTCCAGATACTTTGCCTGTTTGGGGTTGGGCTTCACTCATGATTTTGGTGATGTTACTTTACAGCGAAACAGGAGGATTAAAGGCGATTATCTATAGTGATATGTTACAAGGAATTCTTCTCTTAATTGTGATTTGTGTGATCGGATATAATTGCCTCAGTTACTTCGGAAATATGGAAGCCATGTTTGAGCAAGTAGAGAAAACCAAAAGTGAGTTGTTGTCTGTGCCGGGGCCGCAAGGTTTGTTTACCCCACAGTTTTTGTTCGCTTCTTTTCTAGCGATTATCATGATTCCATTTACACAACCTCAGGTGGCGACTAGAATCATCATCATGAAAGACAATAACTCTCTGTTTAGAATGGCGATCGGTGTTGGCTTTTTTGCCATTGTAATTATATTACCAACCATGCTTATTGGAATGTATGGAGCTGTAAAGTATCCCGATTTATCCACTGCCGACTTTATTAGTAAAGTGATTATTGATGATCAGACACAGTCTATCGCAGCTTTTGCCATAATAGGTTTAATTGCTGCTGCCATTTCTACCTCCGACTCTCAGATTTTTGCCTTAGGTGGTGAGCTGCGCTCTTTGTTAGATGGAGAGGATAAACAAATGCTTAAAATCACGCGGATAGGTATTGTTTTCTTTGCTTTGGTGGCATTGGTTTTCTCTTTAATAAGTAGCGATCAACTGGTTTTATTGGCGCGAACAAGTTTTGCCGGAACTGCGCTAATGGCACCCATGATTTTCACTGGAATTTTTCTTAGAAAACACACTGGGAAAGTAATGCCATATGCTACATCTTTTTCCATGTTCGTCTTTATTTTATCCCTTTTAGGGGTAATTCCTTCTTTTTATTTTGGAATTAGACTTGATTTGTTATTGTTTACATTTGTATCGGCTACAGGTATACTCAATGCATTGCTCAATAAAGAAAAAGAGCCTGTATATCAGGTTTAA
- a CDS encoding 3-ketoacyl-ACP reductase translates to MEPTALITGGSRGIGLGIAEALAKKGFNIAINGVRPEEKVSQVLEQLREFDIKVIYCQGNIAETEDRANILGKVKQEFGYLNLLVNNAGVAPKLRNDILYTTEDSYDYVMDINLKGVYFLTQSVANWMVLLKEENPEFKASIITISSISATVASVNRGEYCLSKAGLAMLTQLFASRLGEFDIPVFEVRPGVIQTDMTAGVKAKYDKMFEEGLSIQARWGLPEDIGKTVAAIATGAFPYSTGQVFMVDGGMTIQRL, encoded by the coding sequence ATGGAACCAACTGCATTAATTACTGGTGGTAGTCGTGGTATCGGCTTAGGCATTGCAGAAGCTTTGGCAAAGAAAGGTTTCAATATCGCAATAAACGGAGTAAGACCAGAAGAAAAAGTAAGTCAGGTTTTAGAACAGCTTCGAGAGTTTGATATAAAAGTGATTTACTGCCAAGGAAATATTGCTGAAACTGAAGATAGAGCCAACATTTTGGGCAAAGTGAAACAAGAGTTTGGTTACCTGAATTTATTGGTAAACAATGCCGGAGTAGCTCCCAAACTGAGAAATGATATTCTCTATACTACAGAAGACAGCTACGATTATGTGATGGATATCAATCTAAAAGGAGTTTATTTTCTCACTCAATCAGTAGCAAATTGGATGGTTTTATTAAAAGAAGAAAACCCTGAATTTAAAGCTTCCATAATCACAATCTCTTCTATTTCAGCCACTGTGGCTTCTGTAAATCGCGGAGAATATTGCTTATCTAAAGCAGGCTTGGCAATGCTTACTCAACTTTTTGCTAGCAGGTTAGGTGAGTTCGATATTCCAGTTTTCGAAGTGAGACCGGGAGTTATCCAAACTGATATGACTGCCGGAGTAAAGGCAAAATATGATAAAATGTTTGAAGAAGGCTTAAGTATCCAAGCTCGGTGGGGATTGCCAGAAGATATTGGCAAAACGGTAGCAGCTATTGCAACAGGTGCTTTCCCCTACTCCACGGGTCAGGTATTTATGGTAGATGGCGGTATGACAATCCAAAGACTATGA
- a CDS encoding Gfo/Idh/MocA family protein encodes MKIHKVGIIMNGVTGRMGTNQHLLRSIVAIWKQGGVALNQNEYIMPEPLLVGRNLNKLKKLAELSGIDNITTDLDSALKDSSYQIYFDAQTTGRRYPSVSKAIEAGKHVYCEKPVGVSTEEALSLYKMCKEYGVKHGVVQDKLWLPGMLKLKRLIENDFFGKILSVRGEFGYWVFEGHTVPAQRPSWNYKKEEDGGIIVDMLCHWRYVLDNIFGKVKAVSCLGVTHIPERVDENGNPYRCTADDAAYATFELESGVIAHFNSSWTVRVRRDDLLTLQVDGTKGSAVAGLRHCYIQHYGNTPKPVWNPDIDQPINFYDNWSKVPEQEVHENAFKVQWELFLKHVVTDTPFQWDLLEGAKGIQLAEKGLESSDKRAWVKIPDLT; translated from the coding sequence ATGAAAATTCACAAGGTAGGTATTATCATGAATGGGGTTACCGGCAGAATGGGCACCAATCAGCATTTGCTGCGCTCAATTGTCGCCATATGGAAGCAAGGAGGCGTTGCACTCAATCAGAATGAGTACATTATGCCTGAACCACTGCTCGTTGGAAGAAACCTCAACAAACTAAAAAAACTAGCAGAACTTTCTGGTATAGACAACATTACCACAGATTTAGATTCAGCTTTAAAAGATTCCTCTTACCAAATCTATTTTGATGCACAAACAACCGGAAGAAGGTATCCGAGTGTGAGCAAAGCCATTGAAGCTGGCAAACATGTCTATTGCGAAAAGCCGGTTGGAGTGAGTACAGAAGAAGCTTTGAGCTTGTATAAAATGTGCAAAGAATACGGTGTAAAACATGGCGTGGTACAAGACAAACTTTGGTTACCCGGAATGCTAAAGCTTAAAAGATTGATTGAAAATGATTTCTTTGGCAAGATACTTTCTGTTCGGGGAGAGTTTGGCTATTGGGTATTTGAAGGTCATACAGTGCCTGCACAGCGACCAAGTTGGAACTACAAAAAAGAAGAAGATGGGGGAATAATCGTAGACATGCTTTGCCATTGGCGCTATGTGTTAGACAATATTTTTGGTAAGGTAAAAGCTGTTTCTTGTTTGGGCGTAACTCATATTCCTGAGCGAGTAGATGAAAATGGAAACCCCTATCGTTGCACGGCTGATGATGCCGCTTATGCTACTTTCGAACTGGAATCTGGTGTAATTGCCCATTTTAATTCTTCTTGGACTGTAAGAGTGCGCAGAGATGATTTACTCACTTTACAGGTGGATGGGACAAAAGGTTCAGCGGTTGCAGGATTGCGTCATTGCTACATCCAACATTATGGAAACACACCCAAACCAGTTTGGAATCCAGACATAGATCAGCCAATAAACTTTTATGATAATTGGAGCAAAGTACCAGAGCAAGAAGTGCACGAAAATGCCTTTAAGGTGCAGTGGGAATTGTTTTTAAAACATGTGGTGACTGATACCCCTTTCCAATGGGATTTACTAGAAGGTGCCAAAGGTATTCAATTGGCAGAAAAAGGTTTGGAGAGTTCAGATAAAAGAGCTTGGGTAAAAATTCCAGATTTAACTTAA
- a CDS encoding sugar phosphate isomerase/epimerase family protein, translating to MENLCIHTITTKPWNLEEAVVKFSEAGVKGISVWEDSTLKLGAEKSGRLIREHGLEIVSYVRGGFFPSINVAKREQAIKKNKKMMEDAAALGAPSLVLVCGAEPMQSLENSRMQIQAGIEALLPLAEKLNVKLSIEPLHPMYADTRSAINTLKQANDIAEAINSPYVGVAVDVYHLWWDDNLENEIKRCGENGNLFAFHICDWSVPTVDMLNDRGLMGEGCIPLSNIKKWVVDAGFSGYHEVEIFSNKFWQMDQDIFLKKIIEAYKDYQIQ from the coding sequence ATGGAAAACTTGTGCATTCATACAATTACTACCAAACCTTGGAATCTGGAAGAAGCGGTAGTAAAGTTCTCAGAAGCTGGTGTAAAAGGTATTTCTGTTTGGGAAGATAGCACTTTAAAACTTGGTGCTGAAAAAAGCGGCAGACTCATTCGCGAACATGGCTTAGAAATAGTCTCTTATGTACGAGGTGGATTTTTCCCATCAATCAATGTAGCAAAGAGAGAGCAGGCAATTAAGAAGAATAAAAAGATGATGGAAGATGCAGCCGCATTGGGAGCTCCATCTTTGGTTTTGGTTTGCGGTGCTGAGCCGATGCAAAGCTTAGAAAATTCTAGAATGCAGATTCAAGCAGGTATTGAAGCACTTTTACCATTGGCAGAAAAATTAAATGTAAAACTATCTATAGAGCCATTGCACCCGATGTATGCAGATACTCGCTCTGCCATCAATACGCTCAAACAGGCAAATGATATAGCTGAGGCAATTAATTCGCCTTATGTGGGTGTCGCAGTGGATGTTTACCATCTCTGGTGGGATGATAATCTGGAAAATGAGATAAAACGATGTGGAGAAAATGGAAACCTTTTCGCTTTTCACATTTGCGACTGGTCTGTGCCAACAGTGGATATGCTCAACGATAGAGGTTTAATGGGCGAAGGTTGTATTCCACTTTCAAATATTAAAAAGTGGGTAGTAGATGCTGGTTTTTCGGGCTATCACGAAGTCGAAATCTTCTCCAATAAATTCTGGCAGATGGATCAGGACATCTTTTTGAAGAAAATTATAGAAGCTTATAAAGATTATCAAATACAGTAA
- a CDS encoding glycoside hydrolase family 88 protein codes for MNLEDKIVPEKLLPAIERFWDLSGKKILSIEQVYDVSKGSPVFTVKGKYTTKGWTEWTQGFQYGSAALQFDITGDSQFLEIAKKNTVEKMASHVSHTGVHDHGFNNISTYGNLLRLMKEEKIPYNQWEKDFYELALKVSATVQAGRWTKIKGGGFIYSFNGPHSLFVDTIRSVRVLMLGYVLGHQMMIENDRKISLLRRAINHAISTAQYSVFYGEDRDIYDLWGRTAHECIFNVNDGNYRCPNSQQGYTGFTTWTRGLSWAMLGFAEELEFLDTLSDDELRPFGGRRTIQDVFLKAARSTCDFYIKHSMADGIPFWDTGAPNLYKLADCYKEISNPYNNVEPVDSSAACIGAQALLRLGNYLKLKGNGVYEKYEEAGWEIVDTLLKSPYLSESEAHQGLILHSIYHHPNGWDYIPEGSKIPNGESSMWGDYHARELMLYAYRLLKGEPYYTFFNCL; via the coding sequence ATGAATTTGGAAGATAAAATAGTACCAGAGAAACTATTGCCAGCAATCGAAAGATTTTGGGATTTATCTGGTAAAAAAATACTATCAATTGAGCAGGTATACGATGTATCGAAAGGCTCACCAGTGTTTACCGTAAAAGGCAAATACACCACCAAAGGCTGGACAGAATGGACACAAGGCTTCCAATATGGCTCTGCTGCTTTGCAGTTTGATATTACCGGAGACTCGCAATTTTTAGAGATAGCAAAAAAGAACACTGTAGAAAAAATGGCTTCGCATGTGAGCCATACAGGTGTGCACGATCATGGTTTTAATAACATCAGCACTTATGGGAATTTACTCAGGTTGATGAAAGAAGAGAAGATTCCTTATAACCAATGGGAGAAAGATTTTTACGAATTGGCGCTTAAAGTTTCCGCAACTGTACAAGCTGGCAGATGGACAAAAATTAAGGGCGGAGGATTTATCTATTCTTTCAATGGACCTCACTCCTTATTTGTAGATACCATTAGATCTGTGCGGGTTTTGATGTTGGGTTATGTATTAGGTCATCAGATGATGATTGAAAATGATAGAAAGATAAGTTTGTTGCGCAGGGCTATTAACCATGCAATTTCTACGGCTCAGTATTCAGTTTTTTATGGAGAAGACAGGGACATTTATGATTTGTGGGGACGAACTGCGCACGAATGTATTTTTAATGTAAATGATGGCAATTACCGCTGCCCGAATTCACAGCAAGGCTATACGGGGTTTACCACTTGGACACGAGGTTTAAGTTGGGCAATGCTCGGCTTTGCAGAAGAGTTAGAGTTTTTGGATACTTTAAGTGATGATGAGCTGCGACCTTTTGGAGGTAGAAGAACTATACAAGATGTATTCTTAAAAGCTGCCAGATCTACTTGCGATTTTTACATAAAACACTCAATGGCAGATGGTATTCCTTTTTGGGATACAGGTGCACCCAATTTGTATAAACTTGCTGACTGTTATAAAGAGATTTCTAACCCATATAACAACGTGGAACCAGTCGATAGCTCTGCAGCTTGCATTGGTGCACAGGCTTTATTGAGACTAGGAAATTATCTTAAATTAAAAGGGAATGGCGTTTATGAAAAGTACGAAGAAGCTGGCTGGGAAATAGTAGATACTTTGCTCAAAAGCCCTTATTTGAGTGAATCAGAAGCACATCAGGGTTTGATTTTGCACTCTATTTATCACCATCCAAATGGTTGGGATTACATTCCAGAAGGAAGCAAAATACCCAATGGAGAATCTTCGATGTGGGGAGATTATCACGCCAGAGAGCTGATGTTGTATGCTTATAGATTGCTTAAAGGTGAGCCTTATTATACATTTTTTAATTGCCTGTAA
- a CDS encoding AraC family transcriptional regulator codes for MSGRIPVYQIVKTSKEDSGGFFKILQMKGSPEKDPLVEYAPYETNARHRHNFFEICLFTDGAGIHEIDFISHSIKPESIHIVVPGQIHYLQKAKDTNGYIIAFNREFHSLFFLDNEANNTALPNNFIGSKSIINLSNQAYQDFLNIVKQMIRESQQNGKHSQQILNYYLHIFILKLGEFVQETIISETSKDNRYQLVNRFKKAVESNYKKAHLVKDYADLLDTDPIRLNKVCKKLTLKTAGEIITERIILEAKRQLAFSSLTNKEIAHFLNFEDPSYFSRVFRKKTGLTPTYFRNSMAKKYHNFV; via the coding sequence ATGTCGGGACGAATACCTGTTTACCAGATTGTAAAAACCAGCAAAGAAGATAGTGGCGGTTTTTTTAAGATTCTTCAAATGAAAGGGAGTCCAGAAAAAGACCCATTGGTAGAGTATGCACCGTACGAAACCAATGCTAGACACAGGCACAACTTCTTCGAAATTTGCCTTTTTACAGATGGTGCAGGTATTCATGAAATTGATTTTATAAGCCATTCCATTAAGCCAGAAAGTATCCACATTGTGGTTCCGGGTCAGATTCATTATCTGCAAAAAGCGAAAGACACCAATGGCTACATTATCGCATTTAATAGAGAATTTCACTCTTTGTTTTTTCTAGATAATGAAGCAAACAACACAGCGCTTCCCAATAATTTTATTGGTAGCAAATCCATCATAAATCTTAGCAATCAGGCATATCAAGATTTTCTGAACATTGTAAAACAAATGATTAGAGAATCTCAGCAAAACGGAAAACACTCCCAACAAATACTCAATTATTACCTACACATCTTTATATTGAAACTGGGAGAATTTGTTCAAGAAACCATCATCTCAGAAACGAGCAAAGACAATCGGTATCAGTTAGTAAATCGCTTTAAAAAGGCTGTCGAAAGCAATTACAAAAAAGCACATTTGGTAAAAGACTATGCAGATTTACTCGATACTGATCCCATCAGATTAAATAAGGTTTGTAAGAAGCTCACTCTAAAAACTGCCGGAGAAATTATTACAGAAAGAATCATTTTAGAAGCCAAACGCCAGTTAGCTTTTTCTTCGCTTACTAATAAAGAAATAGCCCATTTCTTAAATTTCGAAGACCCCTCCTACTTCAGTCGTGTGTTTAGAAAAAAGACTGGCTTAACCCCAACCTACTTTAGAAACAGCATGGCAAAAAAGTACCATAATTTTGTATAA
- a CDS encoding sugar phosphate isomerase/epimerase family protein, with the protein MQNDKKQLLARREFLAKAGIGAGAFLFSSAFPSITNATQFVTKVEGINLGVITYSFRSMPSSAEDLLGYLTELDLKAVELMGDPIEAYAGAPAPLPWKRGPLSDVEKAERAKHAEELKAWRLAAPMDKFKELRKKFNNEGINIEIAKFPLDRMSPEEIDYSFKVAKTLGAKGITLERSDESVKKLAPYADKHKSLIGYHNHAKVDFNSWDDALNYSKYNAINLDIGHYVAGTNNSPIPLIKKHHDRILSMHVKDRKKNNGDNLPWGQGDTPIIEVLQLMKKEKYKFMATIELEYAIPEDSNAVKEVARCIDYCRNALS; encoded by the coding sequence ATGCAAAATGATAAAAAGCAATTGCTTGCCAGACGTGAGTTTCTGGCAAAAGCGGGCATAGGTGCTGGTGCCTTTCTGTTCTCTTCAGCTTTTCCCTCAATTACAAATGCCACCCAATTTGTTACTAAAGTAGAAGGAATTAACCTTGGTGTAATTACTTACAGTTTTAGAAGTATGCCAAGTTCTGCCGAAGATTTACTGGGTTATCTCACAGAATTAGATTTAAAAGCAGTAGAACTGATGGGTGACCCGATTGAGGCTTATGCTGGTGCTCCTGCCCCATTACCTTGGAAACGTGGCCCACTTTCAGATGTAGAAAAGGCAGAAAGAGCCAAACATGCCGAAGAGTTAAAAGCATGGAGATTAGCCGCTCCAATGGATAAGTTTAAAGAACTGCGCAAGAAGTTTAACAATGAGGGCATCAATATAGAAATTGCCAAATTCCCACTCGATCGAATGAGTCCCGAAGAGATCGATTATAGTTTTAAAGTGGCAAAAACATTAGGAGCAAAAGGCATCACACTCGAACGCTCAGACGAATCTGTAAAGAAATTAGCACCATATGCAGATAAGCATAAAAGCTTAATTGGTTACCACAACCACGCAAAAGTTGATTTTAACAGTTGGGACGATGCGCTCAATTACTCAAAATACAATGCGATAAATCTGGATATTGGTCATTATGTGGCAGGAACCAACAATTCGCCGATTCCTCTTATTAAAAAACACCACGATCGCATTTTAAGCATGCATGTTAAAGACCGCAAAAAGAACAATGGTGATAATCTGCCTTGGGGACAAGGAGATACGCCAATTATCGAAGTGCTGCAATTAATGAAGAAAGAAAAGTACAAGTTTATGGCGACCATAGAGCTAGAATACGCAATTCCCGAAGATTCCAACGCAGTAAAAGAAGTTGCCCGTTGTATCGACTATTGCAGAAATGCTTTGAGTTAA
- a CDS encoding redoxin domain-containing protein — protein sequence MKRLNFIYAFGYTILLFSFISCSNEKPNNSILTENLPIINVGEKVPDYVFEEVLNSTNTSFSLLNSDEKPVIIELWATWCGSCLPAMKKLDSLKEEYQNEIDIITVSPEDKKRLLKYIENTNSKLPIISDSTFFKMMPFNTIPHSVLIGKNGVIKGITSPFNINTDIIEELIADKPLSLPKEEISESILLIEKVDKEKKIEFKSYDSSSRQYGQPLKNAEGKLNGFVYSNYTLPSIFQDIFEITSYKRLIFKDGLKESDFTYSNSSNRYIFSIEVSPELEDKINETAIDFMNNNFEIYAEKSVDSLASHVLTITNNVLQESNSKEHFEFRGDEYIGRNQKLKKLILYLENMQNIIVADRTGLDGKYDIEFEWEYEKPETLYEVLAKYGLKLQQTENKLPIEVLEIHKKK from the coding sequence TTGAAAAGACTTAATTTTATCTACGCATTTGGATACACAATCTTATTGTTTTCATTCATTTCTTGTTCAAATGAAAAACCCAATAACAGCATTTTAACTGAGAATCTACCAATCATTAATGTTGGGGAAAAGGTACCAGATTATGTTTTTGAAGAGGTATTAAACAGCACTAATACTTCATTTTCTCTTTTAAATTCCGATGAAAAACCAGTAATAATAGAACTATGGGCAACTTGGTGTGGGTCGTGCTTACCTGCAATGAAAAAGTTAGATAGTCTCAAAGAAGAATACCAAAATGAAATAGATATTATTACTGTATCTCCTGAGGACAAGAAAAGGCTTTTAAAATATATAGAAAATACTAACTCAAAGCTTCCAATAATTAGTGATTCAACTTTTTTTAAAATGATGCCTTTTAATACGATCCCTCATTCAGTTTTAATTGGTAAAAATGGAGTAATTAAAGGGATAACGTCACCATTCAATATAAATACTGATATTATTGAGGAATTGATAGCAGATAAACCTTTGAGTTTACCCAAAGAAGAAATTTCTGAATCAATATTATTAATAGAAAAAGTTGATAAAGAAAAGAAAATCGAATTCAAATCATATGATAGTTCATCAAGGCAATATGGCCAACCTCTAAAAAATGCAGAAGGAAAATTAAATGGTTTTGTTTATAGTAATTATACATTGCCTAGTATATTTCAAGATATCTTTGAAATAACAAGTTATAAAAGGCTAATTTTTAAAGATGGATTAAAGGAATCAGATTTTACTTACTCTAACTCTAGTAACAGATATATTTTTAGCATAGAAGTATCTCCAGAACTTGAAGATAAAATAAATGAAACTGCTATAGATTTTATGAATAATAATTTTGAAATATATGCTGAAAAATCTGTAGATAGTTTGGCTTCTCATGTATTAACTATTACCAATAATGTACTTCAAGAATCTAATAGCAAAGAACATTTTGAGTTTAGGGGAGATGAGTATATAGGAAGGAATCAGAAGTTAAAAAAGCTGATATTGTATTTAGAAAATATGCAAAATATCATCGTTGCAGACAGAACTGGTTTAGATGGTAAATATGATATTGAATTTGAATGGGAGTATGAAAAACCAGAAACATTATATGAAGTATTGGCTAAATATGGCTTAAAACTACAACAAACTGAAAACAAATTACCTATTGAAGTACTTGAGATTCATAAGAAAAAATAG
- a CDS encoding IS1595 family transposase translates to MRDKAGVCCKKCGSQEHYWLNSKQMYQCKSCSFRTGLRSGTIMEASKLPFRYWFVAIWLMGCSKKGSSACNVQRQLNHKRYEPIWAMMHKIRSAMGQRDNHYLLGGNIEVDEGFFETLVPEGQKEEERKRGRGSQKQTMAMVFAQTEVVLQPKKHRPSKRCKLYALILQ, encoded by the coding sequence ATCAGGGATAAAGCAGGTGTTTGTTGCAAGAAATGCGGTAGCCAAGAGCATTACTGGCTAAATAGCAAGCAGATGTACCAATGCAAGTCATGCAGTTTTAGGACAGGCCTCCGCAGTGGCACCATCATGGAAGCTTCCAAACTTCCGTTTCGCTACTGGTTCGTTGCTATCTGGCTGATGGGCTGTAGCAAGAAAGGTTCTTCTGCCTGTAATGTGCAGAGGCAGCTCAATCATAAGCGCTATGAACCTATCTGGGCAATGATGCACAAAATACGCTCTGCGATGGGCCAACGGGACAACCACTACTTGCTGGGAGGCAATATTGAGGTAGACGAAGGGTTCTTTGAAACACTAGTACCCGAGGGGCAGAAGGAAGAGGAGAGAAAGCGGGGAAGGGGGAGCCAGAAGCAGACCATGGCGATGGTCTTTGCACAGACAGAGGTGGTGCTACAGCCTAAAAAACACCGCCCTTCTAAAAGGTGCAAGCTGTATGCGCTGATTTTACAGTAG
- a CDS encoding IS1595 family transposase codes for MQAVCADFTVETARNTITRHVAQNAKMITDGYSTYQSLAGEFEMDVEKVPSKQAHIKLPWVHTAIGNAKKVLQGIYQHTRPGYLQNYLDEFCYKLNRRYFENDIFDRILIACTLT; via the coding sequence GTGCAAGCTGTATGCGCTGATTTTACAGTAGAAACTGCTAGAAATACGATTACCCGGCATGTTGCCCAGAATGCCAAGATGATTACAGATGGCTATTCAACCTATCAGTCACTGGCAGGAGAGTTCGAGATGGATGTGGAAAAAGTGCCCTCAAAACAGGCCCATATCAAACTACCTTGGGTACATACAGCCATTGGGAATGCAAAGAAAGTCCTACAAGGGATATATCAGCATACAAGGCCAGGGTATCTACAGAATTATCTAGATGAGTTCTGTTACAAACTCAATAGAAGATACTTTGAAAATGATATTTTTGACAGAATATTAATTGCTTGTACGCTCACTTGA
- a CDS encoding BF3164 family lipoprotein, whose protein sequence is MKKISLYTLLISLVISCTESSEHKNQFDNFKLENVKCEATFSEEFNQKLIFGAVYQQIFMDSCIIALDQAQDEFVTILDLRTNEIIRTGTNGKGPNELIMPMTLVKSKHCAKCFELYDFIHKAVFAFNLDSCIARKGNYLPTKITTSFKEGFKYISGNKNTFIGSGVFESTYRFATFNVEDNKFNYDSENVFDFDNSDKNENIFKALAYQGQMRIIDKKMVWVCSNTPFLEIYSIDKNSLIKEKSLRYGTVKYVADRAGGGYGSAIKGGNQMGFRSIDVDADYIYTLYSGKVVTKGNTGSITYSDKLLIFDWEGNFVKGYKLSEAVTCISKNSNNNIIYGFSALEGKIIQFEI, encoded by the coding sequence ATGAAAAAAATTAGTCTTTATACACTTCTAATCAGTTTAGTTATAAGTTGCACCGAAAGCTCAGAACATAAAAATCAGTTTGATAATTTTAAATTAGAGAATGTAAAATGTGAAGCTACATTTTCAGAAGAATTTAACCAAAAGCTCATCTTCGGGGCAGTTTATCAGCAAATATTTATGGACTCATGCATAATAGCTTTAGATCAAGCACAAGATGAGTTTGTAACAATTCTAGATTTGCGCACTAATGAAATTATTAGAACTGGTACTAATGGCAAAGGTCCAAATGAGTTGATAATGCCCATGACTTTAGTAAAAAGTAAACATTGTGCGAAATGTTTTGAATTATATGATTTCATACATAAAGCTGTTTTTGCTTTTAATTTAGACTCATGTATCGCGCGAAAAGGGAATTACTTACCTACTAAAATTACCACTAGTTTTAAGGAAGGGTTTAAATATATTTCTGGAAATAAAAATACTTTTATTGGTTCTGGAGTATTTGAATCTACTTACAGGTTTGCAACTTTTAATGTAGAAGACAACAAGTTTAACTATGATTCAGAAAATGTTTTTGATTTTGATAATAGTGACAAAAATGAAAATATATTTAAAGCATTGGCCTATCAAGGACAAATGAGAATTATCGATAAAAAAATGGTTTGGGTTTGTTCTAATACACCGTTTTTGGAGATTTATTCAATTGATAAGAATAGTTTGATAAAAGAGAAATCGTTGCGATATGGAACTGTAAAATATGTAGCCGATAGAGCTGGGGGTGGCTATGGCAGTGCAATAAAAGGAGGTAATCAAATGGGTTTTCGGTCTATAGATGTTGATGCAGATTATATTTATACCTTATATTCTGGAAAAGTAGTAACTAAAGGTAATACCGGAAGTATAACTTATTCTGACAAACTACTCATTTTTGATTGGGAGGGAAATTTTGTAAAGGGTTATAAACTTAGCGAAGCAGTAACATGTATTTCAAAAAATTCTAATAATAATATTATTTATGGGTTTTCTGCACTTGAGGGAAAAATTATACAATTTGAAATATAG